A stretch of Brassica napus cultivar Da-Ae chromosome C6, Da-Ae, whole genome shotgun sequence DNA encodes these proteins:
- the LOC106424792 gene encoding uncharacterized protein LOC106424792 translates to MARNDKLFNGKVISPIDTLQHASLEAECWRKTNENEEENEDHSDLPTTEDSPVAPWIPQIPTCQIDASWISNGNVSGLGWSLKDQMGSEYFGLRACSRSLSALHAEMEGLL, encoded by the coding sequence ATGGCGAGGAACGACAAACTCTTTAATGGTAAAGTCATATCCCCGATTGACACTCTCCAACACGCATCCCTTGAGGCAGAATGTTGGAGGAAAACTAATGAAAATGaggaagaaaacgaagatcacAGCGATCTTCCTACTACAGAGGACTCTCCAGTGGCTCCTTGGATACCCCAAATCCCTACATGTCAAATTGATGCGTCATGGATCAGTAATGGCAACGTCAGTGGCCTAgggtggagtcttaaggatcaaATGGGCTCTGAGTACTTTGGACTGCGGGCATGCAGTAGGAGCCTCTCAGCTCTGCATGCTGAGATGGAAGGTTTACTTTAG